CGATTCGCTAGCAAAATCGGGCCGAAACTTCGGCAAGTCGAGTCGCTCTACGAACCGATAAACGCCGCGTATCGGCGACTCGTGCCGACGAACGACTTCCAGTATCTCGGCTACACGAGTGCCGAGCGAGTGACCGACCGGGCGACCGAGTGGATTCGAGACAATCAACACGACGACTTCTTCCTCTGGATTCACTACATGGAGGCCCACCGGCCATATGGCGTCCACGACACGGACCCGGCGTACCCCGACGAGCAACTCGACCGGGACCGAATCAAGGAGTTGATGAAGACCGCAGGAACTACTCCCGAGGAAATCACCGAGTCAGAGCGCGAGTTGCTCGTAGACCTCTACGACTCGGACCTGCGATACTGCTCGCGCCACCTCGAACGATTGTTCGACGCGCTCGACGGACTCGGCCTCTGGGAGGAGACGAACCTCCTCTTTTCGGCCGACCACGGCGAGGAGTTTCACGAACACGGCCACTACTTCCACCGCAACTACCCCTACGACGAGTTGATACACGTTCCACTTCTCGTGAAGGGCGACGACCTGCCTGTGGACGAGCGCGTCGAGGAACAGCGACAACTGCTCGACCTCGCGCCCACCATCTGTCAGTTTCACGGCGTCGAGACGGACGAGTTCGACTTCGAAGGTGAACCGCTGTTCGAGGGCGAGGAGCGCAAGATCGTCGCGCTCGGTTCCGGACGACCGGACGACGAGCAGGTCGTCGCTGGCCGGTGGGATGGCTGGAAGTTCATCGCGGACGCCGAGTCGGTGCAGTTGTACGACTTGGACACAGACCCCAGGGAGTCGGAGAACGTCGCCGACGACAATCAGGACGTAGTTCGGCGATTCCAGAGAGAGATTCCCGACTACCTCTTCGACCGCGAAGACGAGTCGCTCAGGGACCCCGTAGACGAAGTGGACAAAGAGCAACTAGAGGCACTGGGCTATCTCGAACTGCAAGAGTGAGCCTGTAGAAGGCGAGACAGAGCAGCAGTTCAGATGACCTTCGCGGCGAAGTAGGTCAACAGCGCGAGTCCGACGAACGGGACGACGAGGAGTGCGAAGCCGACCATCGAGGTCAGTCCCGCGATTTCCCACGGCGAGGCGATTAAGAACAGCGCGAGGAAGAACCCGATGATACCCAGGGGGATGATGTTGACGGTGATGTCGAGCCACGTCTCGCGGTCGAAGATGGGGGTTGCCATGTCCGACGATAGCCGGTGGGCCGACAAATAGGTTGTCGATTCGGATTCAACGATTGGTCTGTTCGGGGACCCAGACCGACCCGAACGCACCGCCGAGCAGACAGAGTGCCCCACCGACCACGATTGCGATACCGCGAGTCTGAATCGACCCGCTGGTCGTGTAAGCGATGGCACCACCGACGGCCAGCGAGACGACCGCCGCCGTAATCAGTCCCTTCCACGGGTTTGCGATGTAGCCCGACTCGCGCAGCACGCCGACTGTACTCCCGACGAACAGGAGCATCCCGCCGACGGTGACGGGGAAGAGCGGCACGACGATGCCGACTTCGAAGATGGCGAGTCCGAAGGCGACAAATATCGGCCACGGACTCGCTTTTCGATATTCGTCGCTCAGGCCCGGTTGTTCGTCCATACCCGTCGCTCGGGGCGGCGCAGACTAAAGGGCACCGACTACGAACTGGGTCCCCCTCCGATGGTGACCGAACCGAGTTACCTAACCGCGGTGACCGAACGTGGTCAGAAATCGACGTTCGTCCGAACACACGAGCGAGGTATCGGGACTAGTTCAGTGAGAAACAGTAACTAACGCCCTGATTTGTACATCATTTTTAAAAGGATTAGCGGTAATCAGTACTCGTACTCTGCTGGAGTTGTTTCGCGACGACTAGCAGATAGACACTGCGTAGGCCGAGTACGGAGTAATCATGAAAACTGAGTCCTCAGACACTAGAGTACGTACTTTCGTGGGGTCGGACCTCTCGCTAGATGCCACCTTCGACGCCTTTTCGCACCCGACACGCCGACAGACGTTGGAGTATCTGTCCACACGAGTCGGCGCCGTTTCGCTCGACGAACTTGCGGACGCGCTCGCCGCGGTCGGTCCCGACTCCGCGTGTGAACACACTCACATCTCGCTCCACCACAACCATCTCCCGAAGTTAGCCGACTTCGGTCTCGTTCGCTACGACGCCAAGGAGCATCTGGTCGAGTTGGCCGTCGAGTTTGGAGAGATAACGCCGTATTTCGACCTGTCGTCGGTAGACCGGTAGTCGAAGAACAGACCACTGTCGTTTCACCGTTCGTCCTCTCACCGTCTAACCTCTCGCCGTCCATCGTCTCGCCGTCCATCGTCTCGCCGTCTATCGTCTCATCGTCTTTTCTACGACTGAGAAAACGACCCTCGACTACATGAACGGGTTCGCGGAGAAGTACGAGTACGTGAACAGGAAACCGAAGTAGACCAGCATCAGTATCCCGAGCATCTTCAGTCGGAACGTCCGAAGGTCTTCAGATTCGTCTTCGTACGCATCGTAGAACGTCTCGCGTTCCTCGTCGTCCAATCGCTCCCAGTGGTCGAGACCCTTGTGTAACGCGACCAGTTCCTCGCTTCCGAGCGGTCGCTGGCAGTACGGACAACTGGACGGCGTTTCGTCGGCCGGAACGTCGGTGTCGTATTGGACTTGCATGGTTCGATTGGATTAGACGAACGGCGGCGACCCGCTCGGTGTGGAAACGATCCAGAGACTCGTCATCGTGTACAGCACCATCACGACGACGAAGGGGTACTGACTGCGAACCGCCTGCAAACGACCGGGGAACACGTCGTATGCCGTGGCGTGTGCGACCCAGACGGCGAGCAGGTGGCCCACCAAGACGAACGTCACCGCGAGCATCCCGAACCACGCTGGAAGCACGATGACGACCGGATTAATCGGCGGCACCATCGGGTTCTGGAGGACGCCAACAAGGACCGGCGACAGCGAAATGAAGTAGCCGAGGAAGTGCGCGAGGTGGTATCCGGCGGCAATCGGCAACAACGAGGGCGCGAGTCGCCGACCGATGGCTTGCGGGGTGAGGTACGTCTCCGCAGTTTTCCGCGAGTAGCGCGCCGCGAGTCGATACGCGCCCCAGAACAGACCGAAGCCGACCAACAGAACAGTGGGGTAGAGAAGCACCGCGGGCACGCCTGCGCCGACGACCGTTCGGGCGAACGTCTCCCACGCGCCCGTGCCGACGAGTCCGTCGTAGGTCGTCACCCACAGCAGTGCGACGACGAACGCGACTTCGTCCGCGCCGTCTACGAGTTTCGGCTCCGTGAGTGCCGCGCCCGGCAGCCGAAGTTCCAGGTTCCCCTCCTCGGTGCGCTGAACTGGGGCGACTCGTCCGTAGTAGCTGAATACCCGCGAGACGGGGTCTACCGTCTCGAACCACGTGTCGGTGCCGAACAAGAGCGCGCCAGAGAGTGTGAACGCCGAGTAGCCCAGAATGACCAGCGCCAGTAGCGCCGGGTCGTCGGCGAGCGGACTGACGACTTCGACCCAGACCAGCGCGAGCAGTCCGACGACGCTCGGCCACGCGCCGAGTTTTTCGGGATAGTCGAAGCCGAACGACGGGAGCACGTCCGCGATTGCCCGCCACGGGTTCACCGCGGGCCAACTGTTGCCGACGAGATACACCGTCGCCACGTAGCCCGCCCACCAACCGACCCAGACGACCAGAATCGCGGCGTTGCGAAACGCGGCGTCTGGCCCGTCGGGGCCGAACAGGCCGATTGCGACGATACCGGCCAAGACGACCACCGAGAGCGCGCGGGTCAACTTCGCGCCCACATTGAGTACGCTATCGACCGCCGCGGTTCGATGCCAGTCGTGAATCGACCGGACGAACGCGCGGTCGGTGACGAAACTCGCCAGCAGGAACGAAGCACCGACGACGCCGCCGCCGGTCAGCAGGAACAGCCACGTCGGCACCGACAGCGACCCGGCGGACGCGCGGAGCGCGCCGCCGTGGGCCGCCGCCCGCGCCGCGAGCAAGAGCGTCCCCACGAGTGCGACCGCGAGACGGCGATACCGGTGCGATTGGTCGCTCATCGTTCGACTTTGGAGTGAGTCGAACTTGGGGCTTGCGAACCACCTTTTTTGGACCAAAAAGGGACGCTCGAAATCCGCGCGCGGAACACACGGATTTCGAGCGTCTTCCTCACGGTGATGCAACTACTGCGACCGCAGCCCGCCCCGCGAGCCTTATCCGCTCGCCGACTCGTTCACCAGCACCCGAAGGGCGTATTGGCCGAAACCTGGCGTCTCCGCGGGATCACTCCCGTTGAGCGACGAGACTACGAAGTGGTAGGTCCCGCTCTCGCGTGCTTGGAACTGAATTCGGTCCTGTCCGCCACCACCGACGAGGAGTCCATCGACCAATTGGAGGTTTGGGTCGAGGACCGTGACGCCGAGAGTACCGCCCGTTCTGAAGCTTGCAAACTCGACGGTGATCGTCTCGCCCGCGTCTGCTTGCACGGTGAACGCGTCGAGGTCGTTCGGGGTGGCGAGCGTGCCACCGACTAACGTCCCCGCCGAAATCGCGTTGGAGTCTTGGGACGCATCGTTCGGTTCTTGCTCGGTGACCGACACCGCTCGCGTGGTCGGTGGATCGGCAATCGTCGTCTCGCCGTCACGCTGGCCCACCACCCGGACGGCGTACTCGCCGACTGCTCCGTCGGCTGACTCGACCGAGAGGTGATACCGGCCGGACTGCTGTGCGACGGCCTCGAGGACCACCGTCTCGCCGCTTCGAACCGTACGGAGACTCGTGAGCGGCGTGAGGTTCGCGTCGTACAACCGCGTCAGAAGCGTCCCGACTGCGTTCCGCGGCCGACGGACTTCCACGCGAATCTGGTCGCCAGCGGTCGTCTCGAAGCTGTACCTGTCCACGTCAACCGGACTCCCTAACTTTCCGCTCACGTTCGTCGTTGATTCCACGAACGTCGCGTTGGCGGGGTCGTCGTTGGGTTCGCGCTCGGTCGCGTTCCCGGGTCGATTCTCGGTCGAAGTCGGCTCCTGAGAAGTGGTTCCTGCTTGCCCACTTCCTGAAACTTGAACCCCGCCGTTCATCGTTTGCGGGTGAACCTCACAGCGATACCCCGCCACGTCTTCCGTCGCGGTGAACACGAGCGTCCGCGTCGCTCCCTGTTCGGCGACGACTTCCGTGCGTGCCAACACGTTTCCGGCGGAGTCGGTGAGTGCGAGGTTGTGCGGCGCGCCGTCGAGGTTCGTCCACGTGATGGCGTACTGCTGGCCGACTTCGAGTCGGAGCGTCGGATTCGTGGCTCCCGAACCGTCGCCGGACTGGCCTTGCCACTCGGAGACCACCGCGCCGAGACGAATCTCTATCGGTTGTTGATTCGCCTGCACCGGTCCGACTGGCGCAACGAGACTCAGGGCGACGAGGATCGCGACGAAGCAAACGAGGATTCGCATACGAGAACTGATGACTTCGCTCGACCTAAGTAACGACTTGTGGCCGACACAGGAACGAACAATACCCGCTGAAAACGGATGATTTCCCCACGAATGACCGAAACATCGGCCCCGATAGTGTAGTCCTAACGCGGCATGTGGTGTGGTCGGTCACGAAGTAGTCTGCGTCGAGTTCCCTTTGTTCGACGGCGTCGTCTCCCGATTCGGCGAGTCTGACCCGCTCGTCGGGGTGTTCGGGACTTCGCTGGTCTGCGTGTTCGATGCCTGAGTCGGTGGACCCGACTCGGTGGCCGGAGTGGTCTGGGTCGTGCTGGTCGGCGTCTTTGTGGTCGTGTCCGTCGGTTCAGTAGGCGTCGATTTACTTGTCGTCGGTCCGTCGTCGGTCGTAGGGGTGTCGCTCCGCTGGCTTTCGTCCGTCTCGTCGGCGGCATTCACGACTAGTGCGTACGTGCCAGTTCCCGGTTTCAGCGCGGGGTCTCTGTTCCGGACCGAAGAGACGACCACGTGGTAGTTCCCGCTCCGAGACGGTCGGAACTGGAGGCTGTTCTGTCCG
The sequence above is a segment of the Halorussus halophilus genome. Coding sequences within it:
- a CDS encoding sulfatase-like hydrolase/transferase, translated to MQTILLTVDALRADHLGQYGYERDTMPALDRLTDAGTTFEQAYSNAPYTRISIPSFQTSQFLAYDEIARLPTIASILRNHGTKTAVVGTQTGVGLVDGDFRFEENLDMGRDEYYDEANRDRSLGEQVSHRIDRFASKIGPKLRQVESLYEPINAAYRRLVPTNDFQYLGYTSAERVTDRATEWIRDNQHDDFFLWIHYMEAHRPYGVHDTDPAYPDEQLDRDRIKELMKTAGTTPEEITESERELLVDLYDSDLRYCSRHLERLFDALDGLGLWEETNLLFSADHGEEFHEHGHYFHRNYPYDELIHVPLLVKGDDLPVDERVEEQRQLLDLAPTICQFHGVETDEFDFEGEPLFEGEERKIVALGSGRPDDEQVVAGRWDGWKFIADAESVQLYDLDTDPRESENVADDNQDVVRRFQREIPDYLFDREDESLRDPVDEVDKEQLEALGYLELQE
- a CDS encoding DUF6684 family protein; its protein translation is MATPIFDRETWLDITVNIIPLGIIGFFLALFLIASPWEIAGLTSMVGFALLVVPFVGLALLTYFAAKVI
- a CDS encoding DUF7541 family protein gives rise to the protein MDEQPGLSDEYRKASPWPIFVAFGLAIFEVGIVVPLFPVTVGGMLLFVGSTVGVLRESGYIANPWKGLITAAVVSLAVGGAIAYTTSGSIQTRGIAIVVGGALCLLGGAFGSVWVPEQTNR
- a CDS encoding DUF7344 domain-containing protein, producing MKTESSDTRVRTFVGSDLSLDATFDAFSHPTRRQTLEYLSTRVGAVSLDELADALAAVGPDSACEHTHISLHHNHLPKLADFGLVRYDAKEHLVELAVEFGEITPYFDLSSVDR
- a CDS encoding cupredoxin domain-containing protein, with protein sequence MRILVCFVAILVALSLVAPVGPVQANQQPIEIRLGAVVSEWQGQSGDGSGATNPTLRLEVGQQYAITWTNLDGAPHNLALTDSAGNVLARTEVVAEQGATRTLVFTATEDVAGYRCEVHPQTMNGGVQVSGSGQAGTTSQEPTSTENRPGNATEREPNDDPANATFVESTTNVSGKLGSPVDVDRYSFETTAGDQIRVEVRRPRNAVGTLLTRLYDANLTPLTSLRTVRSGETVVLEAVAQQSGRYHLSVESADGAVGEYAVRVVGQRDGETTIADPPTTRAVSVTEQEPNDASQDSNAISAGTLVGGTLATPNDLDAFTVQADAGETITVEFASFRTGGTLGVTVLDPNLQLVDGLLVGGGGQDRIQFQARESGTYHFVVSSLNGSDPAETPGFGQYALRVLVNESASG